The DNA segment CCGCTCCAGGCGTGCCAGTCGCTTCGGCAGAGCCCGGTCGCGCGCACGCGGACGAGCGCTCCGCGCGGGGGGCAGTCGGGGCGGTCGAGCTCGACGATTTCGGGTTCGTCGCCGAATCCGCGGTACATGACGGCGCGCACAGGGTCCTCCTCGGGTGGTGGCCTGCCGCCCATGGGCGGCACCGTGCGCCGGGTCGCGCGCCCCCTCGGCGATGACGTGACGGATGCCGCGGCGAGGCGACCACGGCATCCTATCGGTCGGGTGGTGTCGGCGCGGCCTGCTGTGGGCCGCTCCGATTCGCCCGTTCCGCTCGCGGGTTGATTGTGGAACAATTCAGCCAATGCGCTCCGTCCTGCTCGTGCTCGCGGCCGCCGTGTGCTTCGGCACCACGGGGACCGCGCAGGCGCTCGGACCCGAAGCAGACCCGCTCTCGCTCGGCGCGGCGCGCATCCTGATCGGCGGTGGGGCGCTTGCGGGCGTCGCACTGGCCCTGCACGTCGCCGGACGTCGGCGGGACGCGACCGGGACATCCGTCGCACCGACGTCCGGCGACCGGACCCACCGGGTCCCCGCGTTCGCCCTTGCGGCGCTCGGCGCCGTCGGCGTGCTCGCGTACCAGCCGGCGTTCTTCCTCGGCACCGCGACCAACGGCGTCGCCGTCGGCACGGTCGTCGCGCTCGGGTCGGCGCCCGTGCTCACGGGTGCGCTCGACTGGGCGATCAGGCGGCGGCGACCCGGCCCCGCCTGGTCGGCCGCGACCCTGCTCGCGACGGTCGGCGTGACGCTCCTCGCGTCGGCGACGGGAACCGGTCCGGGCGCGGTCGACCCGCTCGGCATCGCCGCCTCCGTCGGCGCGGGCGGGTCCTATGCGGTCTACACGCTGTCGGGCAAGGCGCTGCTCGACCGCGGCTGGGCGCCAGCGGCGGCCATGGGCTCGATGTTCGGCATCGCGGCCGCGGTGAGCCTCCCGGTCCTGCTCGCCTCCGACGCGTCGTGGCTGGCCGAGCCGGGCGGCGTCGCGATGGCGTTGTGGCTCGGCCTCGTGACGACGACCGCGGCGTACCTCCTGTTCGGGGCGGGCCTGCGCGGCCTCGAGCCGGCGACGGTGTCCACGCTCACGCTCGCCGAGCCGCTGACCGCGACGCTGCTGGGCGTGCTGCTGCTGCAGGAACGACTGCCCGGAACGGCCGTGCTCGGGCTGGCCGTGCTCGCGGCCGGCATCGTCGCGCTCGCCCTCGCGAACGGCAGGCGGATGCCGCGACGGCCGACCTCGACCCGGGTGTCGTCGGTCGCCGATAGCGTCCCAGCATGGGACGCATCCTCTTCGACACCGCCACCGCGCTGAACGGCTTCATCGCCGACGAGCAGAACTCGCTCGCCTGGCTGTTCGCCGTCGACGGCGGCACGACGCCCGATGCCGAGGTCCTCCCCGCGAACGCGGGCGTGCTCGTGGAGGGCTCGACGACGTACGAATGGGTCCTTGCCGAGTCCGACATCCTCGCGCACCCGGAACGATGGCGCGAGTTCCACGGCGACCGACCGACCTTCGTGTTCACGACACGCGACCTGCCCGTGCCCGACGGCGCCGACATCACCTTCCTCCGCGGCGACGTCGCCGACGCGCTCCCGCGCCTGCGCGCCGCGGCCGGCGACACCGACATCTGGGTCGTCGGCGGCGGCGACCTCGCGGGGCAGTTCCTCGACGCCGGCGCGCTCGACGAGATCGCGGTGTCGATCGCACCGGTGCTGCTGACCGGCGGCGCTCCCCTGCTGCCGCGCAGGCTCGAGTCCGATCGCCTCCGGCTGGTCTCGGCGAAAGCGGTCGGCCAGTTCGCGCGACTGGTCTACGCCGTCGAGCCGCCCCGCGGCGCCTGAACGCGGCCCGGGCCGCGCGGCGCAGGCGCAGGCGCAGGCGCAGGCGCAGCGGAGCTTCTCAGAGCTCGGAGTCCGGCACCTGGAGGGTGTTGCAGGCCCCGACGCCCTCGTCGTAGCCCGTGGCGAACCAGCGCACGCGCTGCTCGCTCGTCCCGTGCGAGAAGGTGTGCGGCGTCACCTGCCCCTGGGTCGCGGACTGGATGCGGTCGTCCCCGACGCTCGCCGCGGCATCGATCGCCTGACGGTACTGGTCGGGACTGATCGGCTGCAGGAACGGGGTGCCGTCCGGGTCCTCGGTCGTCGACGCGGCGCCGGCCCACGCCCCGGCGAAGCAATCGGCCTGCAACTCGACGCGGACCGCGTTCGAGGCGGGGCCGGTGAGCCCGTCGCGCGTCGAGTCGAGCACGCCAGCGAGGTTCTGCACGTGGTGCCCCCACTCGTGCGCGACCACGTACATCTCGGCGAGCGGCCCGCCCTCCGCACCGAACTGCTGCTCGAGCTGCGCGTAGAACGAGGTGTCGAGGTAGATCGTCTGGTCCGGCGGGCAGTAGAACGGTCCCGTCGCCGATGACGCGTTGCCGCACCCGGTCGCGACCGCCTGGTCGAACAGCACGAAGCCCTGCGGCGACGCGTAGTCGAGCCCGATGCTCGGAGCGGCCTCGACCCAGTACTCCTCGAGCGACGCGGATGCACCCTGCATGCGGCAGTCGATGCGTTCGTTGGCGTCCTGTCCGGTCTCGCACTGCTCGAGCGCGGCATCCTCGCCGGACGGCGCGCCCGCACCGAGGAAGCCGCTGAGGTCGACGCCGAGGAACGAGCCGATCAGCACGAGCGCGAGCACGCCGATGCCGCCGCCGACGGCGATGCCCGTGGTGCGTCCACGCCGCGACGCCCTGCCGCCGCGGATGTCGGCATCGGGGTTGAAGGTCATGGCCCGACGCTACCGCTCGCGGGGGCCATCCTCGTCGTCATCATCGTCGTCGTCGTCGTCATCGTCATCGTCATCGTCGTCATCATCATCGTCGTCGTCGTCCCGGTCATCGTCGACGTCGCCTTCGCGCTCCTCGTCGGCGGCGTCATCGAGGGCGTCATCGGAAGCATCCTCGGCATCCTCCGCATCCTCGTCGGCGTCGTGCTCCTCCTCCGCATCCCCGGAGAAGTCGAGGTCTCCGCCCGCGAACCGATCGGTCGCGGCGATGAGCGCGTCGAGGATCCCCGGTTCGTCGAACGCGTGCCCGGCGTCGTCGATGATGCGCAGCTCGGCCTCGGGCCACGCCCGGTACAGGTCCCACGCCGTCATCACGGGCGTGCAGACGTCGTACCGACCCTGGACGATCACCGCGGGGATCTCCCGGAGCCGGTGCGCGTCGCGGATGAGCTGCCCCTCGTCCCACCATCCGCCGTGGCGGAAGTAGTGGTTCTCGATGCGGGCGAACGCGATCGCGTACTCGGGCGAGGTGAACTTCGCGATGGTCTCGGCCTGCGGCAGCAGCGTGATCGTCGAGGATTCCCACCGCGACCACGCGATCGCCGCCGGCTGGTGCACCGACGGGTTCGGGTCGGTCAGCAGTCGGTGGTACGCCTCGATGAGGTGCACGCGGTCGCCGAGCGGCACCGGCGCGAGGAAGTCCTCCCACAGATCGGGGAAGATCGCCGACGCCCCGCCCTCGTAGAACCAGTCGAGCTCCTGTCGCCGGAGCGTGAAGATGCCGCGCAGCACCATCTCGGTGACCCGCTCCGGATGGGTCTGCGCGTACGCGAGCGCGAGCGCGCTGCCCCACGACCCCCCGAAGACCTGCCAGCGGTCGATGCCGAGGTGCCCCCGCAGCCGCTCCATGTCGGCGACGAGATGCCAGGTCGTGTTGGCTGAGAGATCGGCCTCCGGCTCCGACGCGTGCGGGATCGAGAGCCCGCACCCGCGCTGGTCGAACAGCACGATCCGGTACCTTGCCGGGTCGAACAGCCGCCGGTGCGAGGGCGAGGTCCCGCCGCCGGGTCCGCCGTGCAGGAACACGACGGGCTTGCCGTCGCGGTTGCCCGAGACCTCCCAGTAGATGTGCTGGCCATCTCCCACGTCGAGCATTCCCGTCTCGAGCGGTTCGATCTCCGGATACAGTTCCCGCATTCGTTCCCCCTTGTCTTCGAAACGCTAGCGAACACCGAGCGGATGCCGCGCGCGCGGCGCGCCGCCGCGGCCGCGGCCGGGTGCTCCCCCTGGCGGCGCCGCGCGGGTCGCCGGAATAGGGTGGATGCCATGAGCCGCAGTCCGGTCACCGTCACGATCACCGGCGCCGGGGGGCAGATCGGCTATGCGCTGCTGTTCCGCATCGCGTCGGGCGCCATGCTCGGCCCCGACACGCCGGTGCGCCTGAACCTGCTCGAGATCCCGCAGGGCCTGCGGGCCGCCGAGGGGGCTGCGCTCGAGCTCCAGGACGCCGCGTTCCCGCTGCTCTCGCACGTCGACGTGACGGCCGACCCGGCGTCCGCGTTCACGGGAGCGAACGTCGCGCTGCTCGTCGGCGCTCGTCCCCGCACCGCGGGCATGGAGCGCGGCGACCTGCTCGAGGCCAACGGCGGCATCTTCGGCCCGCAGGGGCGGGCGATCAACGACCACGCCGCAGACGACGTCCGGGTCGTGGCCGTCGGCAACCCGGCGAACACGAACGCGCTCATCGCGGCCTCGCACGCACCCGACGTCCCGCGCGAACGGTTCACGGCGCTCACCCGGCTCGACCACAACCGCGCGCTCGGGCAGCTCGCCCCGGCGGTCGACACCCCGGTGGGCGGCATCCGCGGGGTGACGATCTGGGGCAACCACTCGGCGACCCAGTACCCGGACGTGGCCCACGCGACCGCCGACGGCGCGCCCGTCCCGGCGCTGCTCGCGGCGCGGCTCGGTGGAGCGGATGCCGCACGCGCGTGGCTCGCGGACGAGTTCGTGCCGCGCGTGGCGCGCCGCGGCGCGGAGGTCATCGAGGTGCGCGGGTCGTCATCCGTGGCGTCGGCGGCGTCGGCGACGATCGACCACGTGCACGACTGGGTGCTCGGCACGGGCGATCGCGGGTGGACGAGCGCGGCGATCTGGTCGCACGGCGAGTACGGCGTCGCCGAGGGCGTGATCTCGTCGTTCCCCGTGGTCTCCGAGGGCGGCGAGTGGCACGTCGTCGAGGGCCTCGAGATCGACGAGTTCGCTCGCACGCGCATCGACGCGTCCGTCGCCGAACTCGTCGACGAGCGCGAGACGGTGCGGGCGCGCGGGCTCGTCTGAGGGCTCGACCGCGCCGTACGCTTGAGGCATGCCCGTCCGCGACGCCTTCACGCCCGCCCGCCGCAAGCAGCTCATCGTCGGCATCATCGTGGGCGCCCTCGTCGGCGTCCTGATCAGCCTCTGGACCGGGTTCTGGCTGTGGATGCTCCCCGGCATCGCGGTGGGCCTGGCCGCCGGCGCGATCATGCGGCCGCCCGGCGACGAAACGGATGCCGCGGGCTCGCGTCGCCGCTGACCTCGCGTTGCACGCACGACGGGCCGGGCGCTTCGCGCCCGGCCCGCCCCGTGTCATCCGCTACCGCTTGGACTTCACCGACTTCTCCGGCTTCGGCAGGGTGCCGGCCGCGCGGTGCGCGGCGTAGTACGCGCGGGCCTCGTCCTGGCGCTCCTGCTCGGCGCCGGACGCGACCGCGGCACGCAGGTGCTCGGGTGCGAAGCCGAACGCGTCGACGAGGTCGAGCGCGTACGGGCGCAGGCGCTCGATGAGGCGGTCGATGTAGGCCGTGACGGCCTGCGCCCGCTGCGGCGAGAGCCGGCCGTGGATGAGGTACCACGACAGGTGCTTCTCGATGAGCCCGAGGCCGAACAGGTCGCGCACCCACGTGAGCACCTGCTTGGTGCCCGGGTCCTCGGTGCGGGCGAGCCCGCGCGTGAACGCCTCCCACTGCAGCAGTTCGGCGTGGGCGCGAGCGGCCTCGATGAGCTCGTTCTGGTTGCGGTTGAACAGCGCCGCGGCATCCGCCTTCGACAGCTTGCGGGACTCGCGCAGGCGGCCGGCGATCTCGGTGACCATGTCCTCGACGCGGTCGGTCAGCAGTTCGCGCTGCGTCTCCTCGTCGCGCAGTTCGTGCACCGAGCGCGCGGTGGAGCCGAAGTCGGCGATCGTCTGCGCGAGGCGGCGCAGCCCGGTGCCGTGGTAGGCGCGGTCGGCGGCCTGCGAGACGACGTAGCGTGCCATGACACCGGCATCCGCCTTCGCGAACTGCTTCGAGAAGTCGGTGAGCAGGCGCTTGGCGACCAGCTGCAGCAGCACGTTGTTGTCGCCCTCGAAGGTGACGTAGACGTCGAGGTCCTGGCGGAGGCCGACGATGCGGTTCGCTGCGAGGAAGCCCGCACCGCCGCACGCCTCGCGCGCCTCCTGGAGGGTGTCGAGCGCGTGCCAGGTCGAGAGCGGCTTCAGGGCGGCCGCGATGGTCTCGAGGTCCTGGCGGTCGTCGTCGGTGTCTGCGGCCCCCGAGAAGACCGCGTCGAACTTCACGAGGAACTCGTCGTGCGCGAAGTACTGCGCGTACGTCGTCGCGAGCCTCGGGAGCAGGCGGCGCTGGTGACGCTGGTAATCGAGGAGCACCTCTTCGTCGGTCTCGCTCGCCGCGTTGAACTGTCGACGCTGGGTGCCGTACGTGATCGCGATCGCGAGGCCCATCGCGCTCGCGATGGTCGCGGCGCCGTCGAGCGACACGCGACCCTGCACGAGCGTGCCGAGCATCGTGAAGAAGCGTCGGCCGGGGCTCGCGATCGGGCTCGAGTAGGTGCCGTCGGCGGCGACGTCGCCGTAGCGGTTGAGCAGGTTCTCGCGCGGGATCCGCACGTCAGTGAAGTGCAAGCGGCCGTTGTCGATGCCGTTGAGGCCGCCCTTCAGGCCGTCGTCCTCGCCGCCGATGCCGGGCAGGAACGCGCCCTGCTCGTCGCGGATCGGCACGTAGAAGGCGTGCACGCCGTGGTTGACGCCCTTCGTGACGAGCTGCGCGAACACGACCGCGGCGATGCCGTGCAGGGCCGCGTTGCCGAGGTAGTCCTTCCACGCGCCGCGGAAGGGCGTGTGGATGACGAACTCCTCGGTGTCGGGATCGTAGGTCGCGGTCGTGCCGATGGATGCCACGTCGGAGCCGTGCCCGGTCTCGGTCATGGCGAACGCGCCCGGCACGTCGAGGTTCATGATGCCGGGCAGCCACTTCTCGTGGTGCGGCGTCGTGCCGAGGTGCAGGACGGCCGCACCGAAGAGGCCCCACTGCACGCCGGACTTGATCTGCAGGCTCGGGTCGGCGAGCACCAGCTCCTCGAATGCGGCGATGTTGCCGCCGTGGTCGTCCTCGCCGCCGAGCGACTTCGGGAAGGCCTTC comes from the Agromyces marinus genome and includes:
- a CDS encoding malate dehydrogenase translates to MSRSPVTVTITGAGGQIGYALLFRIASGAMLGPDTPVRLNLLEIPQGLRAAEGAALELQDAAFPLLSHVDVTADPASAFTGANVALLVGARPRTAGMERGDLLEANGGIFGPQGRAINDHAADDVRVVAVGNPANTNALIAASHAPDVPRERFTALTRLDHNRALGQLAPAVDTPVGGIRGVTIWGNHSATQYPDVAHATADGAPVPALLAARLGGADAARAWLADEFVPRVARRGAEVIEVRGSSSVASAASATIDHVHDWVLGTGDRGWTSAAIWSHGEYGVAEGVISSFPVVSEGGEWHVVEGLEIDEFARTRIDASVAELVDERETVRARGLV
- a CDS encoding acyl-CoA dehydrogenase family protein, which produces MVDTASRGGAAPAPATMKHDAPAPIDGNEAPVVDVAALGRQLLGTWADTRLLARERAGRPEFQRIEGQGMAEHRERVLSQLHLLVDSGAIQKAFPKSLGGEDDHGGNIAAFEELVLADPSLQIKSGVQWGLFGAAVLHLGTTPHHEKWLPGIMNLDVPGAFAMTETGHGSDVASIGTTATYDPDTEEFVIHTPFRGAWKDYLGNAALHGIAAVVFAQLVTKGVNHGVHAFYVPIRDEQGAFLPGIGGEDDGLKGGLNGIDNGRLHFTDVRIPRENLLNRYGDVAADGTYSSPIASPGRRFFTMLGTLVQGRVSLDGAATIASAMGLAIAITYGTQRRQFNAASETDEEVLLDYQRHQRRLLPRLATTYAQYFAHDEFLVKFDAVFSGAADTDDDRQDLETIAAALKPLSTWHALDTLQEAREACGGAGFLAANRIVGLRQDLDVYVTFEGDNNVLLQLVAKRLLTDFSKQFAKADAGVMARYVVSQAADRAYHGTGLRRLAQTIADFGSTARSVHELRDEETQRELLTDRVEDMVTEIAGRLRESRKLSKADAAALFNRNQNELIEAARAHAELLQWEAFTRGLARTEDPGTKQVLTWVRDLFGLGLIEKHLSWYLIHGRLSPQRAQAVTAYIDRLIERLRPYALDLVDAFGFAPEHLRAAVASGAEQERQDEARAYYAAHRAAGTLPKPEKSVKSKR
- a CDS encoding dihydrofolate reductase family protein, producing MGRILFDTATALNGFIADEQNSLAWLFAVDGGTTPDAEVLPANAGVLVEGSTTYEWVLAESDILAHPERWREFHGDRPTFVFTTRDLPVPDGADITFLRGDVADALPRLRAAAGDTDIWVVGGGDLAGQFLDAGALDEIAVSIAPVLLTGGAPLLPRRLESDRLRLVSAKAVGQFARLVYAVEPPRGA
- a CDS encoding HPP family protein, with the translated sequence MPVRDAFTPARRKQLIVGIIVGALVGVLISLWTGFWLWMLPGIAVGLAAGAIMRPPGDETDAAGSRRR
- the ypfJ gene encoding KPN_02809 family neutral zinc metallopeptidase gives rise to the protein MTFNPDADIRGGRASRRGRTTGIAVGGGIGVLALVLIGSFLGVDLSGFLGAGAPSGEDAALEQCETGQDANERIDCRMQGASASLEEYWVEAAPSIGLDYASPQGFVLFDQAVATGCGNASSATGPFYCPPDQTIYLDTSFYAQLEQQFGAEGGPLAEMYVVAHEWGHHVQNLAGVLDSTRDGLTGPASNAVRVELQADCFAGAWAGAASTTEDPDGTPFLQPISPDQYRQAIDAAASVGDDRIQSATQGQVTPHTFSHGTSEQRVRWFATGYDEGVGACNTLQVPDSEL
- a CDS encoding DMT family transporter, yielding MRSVLLVLAAAVCFGTTGTAQALGPEADPLSLGAARILIGGGALAGVALALHVAGRRRDATGTSVAPTSGDRTHRVPAFALAALGAVGVLAYQPAFFLGTATNGVAVGTVVALGSAPVLTGALDWAIRRRRPGPAWSAATLLATVGVTLLASATGTGPGAVDPLGIAASVGAGGSYAVYTLSGKALLDRGWAPAAAMGSMFGIAAAVSLPVLLASDASWLAEPGGVAMALWLGLVTTTAAYLLFGAGLRGLEPATVSTLTLAEPLTATLLGVLLLQERLPGTAVLGLAVLAAGIVALALANGRRMPRRPTSTRVSSVADSVPAWDASSSTPPPR